One genomic window of Ilyobacter polytropus DSM 2926 includes the following:
- a CDS encoding Bug family tripartite tricarboxylate transporter substrate binding protein: MKKRNLFLTLALILGLAFTGCGGKEETTKADGSFPTAKTLEIIAPANPGGGWDATARALKKVIDDNDIAPEVNIIVTNKPGGKGSIAWNSLIQRKDSHIVAMDSAYIYLNQLLGVQGAQKLDDLRPVATLTNEWIGYFVKGDSDIETITEITEKLKKDPSSVVVAVAPGKGNDDHLSIMNVAKTAGVDIAEFDKNIVATSTGELIPGVLGGFYEVIVTGAADGIEFMKSGDLKCIAITADERLGGEFADVPTVKESGIDVVFPHWRGIVAHPGMTDEEAAYWETIIEKAMATDDWKQIMENNSWLPYYKNSADTRKMWEEEFKVYKDLTDAVGLTK; this comes from the coding sequence ATGAAAAAAAGAAACTTGTTTTTAACACTGGCTCTTATTTTGGGACTGGCATTTACAGGATGCGGTGGCAAAGAAGAGACAACAAAGGCTGATGGGAGTTTTCCTACTGCTAAAACACTAGAAATTATAGCTCCAGCAAACCCAGGTGGTGGATGGGACGCTACAGCAAGAGCACTAAAAAAAGTTATCGATGATAATGATATCGCACCAGAAGTAAATATCATCGTTACAAACAAACCTGGAGGGAAAGGATCAATTGCCTGGAACTCACTGATTCAAAGGAAAGATTCTCATATAGTTGCTATGGATTCAGCTTATATATACCTTAACCAGCTACTAGGGGTACAGGGAGCTCAGAAATTAGACGACCTAAGACCTGTTGCTACTTTGACTAATGAATGGATCGGTTATTTTGTAAAGGGAGACTCAGATATAGAAACTATAACTGAGATAACAGAGAAACTGAAAAAAGACCCTAGTTCTGTTGTAGTTGCAGTTGCACCTGGAAAAGGTAATGATGATCACCTTTCAATAATGAATGTTGCCAAAACTGCAGGAGTAGATATCGCAGAATTTGACAAAAATATAGTTGCTACATCTACAGGAGAATTGATTCCTGGAGTATTAGGCGGATTCTACGAAGTAATAGTTACTGGAGCTGCAGATGGAATAGAGTTCATGAAATCTGGGGACCTAAAGTGTATAGCAATAACTGCTGACGAAAGATTAGGTGGAGAATTTGCTGATGTACCGACTGTTAAAGAGTCTGGTATAGATGTTGTATTCCCTCACTGGAGAGGTATAGTAGCTCATCCTGGAATGACTGACGAAGAAGCAGCTTACTGGGAGACTATAATAGAAAAAGCTATGGCTACAGATGACTGGAAACAGATCATGGAAAACAACAGCTGGCTTCCATACTACAAAAACAGTGCTGACACAAGAAAAATGTGGGAAGAAGAATTTAAAGTTTACAAAGATCTGACTGACGCTGTTGGTCTTACAAAATAA
- a CDS encoding tripartite tricarboxylate transporter TctB family protein — protein sequence MTQNKVIGIFGALLTAIYGFSTFSATGAGATFLSGTKIFPMMVIILTAVLSAVIFLQDHLGKEKGKKIDIDKKVLITIGKSTLIFVVYTLIFEHLGYILSTVVLLMGLLSILNKGKLKQNIIISVAFSVIAYFVFSKLLAISLPPGIINF from the coding sequence ATGACTCAGAATAAAGTAATCGGTATTTTTGGAGCTTTGCTTACAGCTATATATGGTTTTAGTACATTCAGCGCTACAGGGGCAGGAGCTACTTTTCTTTCAGGAACTAAAATATTTCCCATGATGGTTATAATATTGACTGCAGTTCTTTCTGCAGTGATATTCTTACAGGATCATTTGGGAAAAGAAAAAGGTAAAAAGATAGACATAGACAAGAAAGTTTTAATTACTATTGGGAAATCTACACTTATATTTGTTGTTTATACCCTGATTTTTGAGCACCTTGGATATATACTTTCTACTGTAGTTCTTTTAATGGGGCTGTTGAGCATTTTAAATAAAGGCAAATTGAAACAAAATATAATTATTTCAGTAGCTTTTTCAGTGATAGCTTACTTTGTATTTTCAAAATTATTAGCGATTTCTTTACCGCCAGGAATAATAAATTTTTAA
- a CDS encoding tripartite tricarboxylate transporter permease, translating into MLDIFSYLMGGFREILTFTNVMWIFFGGIFGSIVGMLPGLGPATGIAVLLPLTFGMNPVTALSTLTAIYYGAMFGGSRASILINTPGDGGAIAATFDGYPMTKNGKAGEALAMSAIASFIGGVIATILMTFLAVSISKVAIKFGPPQYFTLMIFALIATSAISRGNVIKGLFATSLGLMVSTIGADRLTGTVRYTMGIPELYEGIDFLILIIGFYAIGEVYNNYGKILFNHDPSSDAKDSHYDISRVWVSKSEFKECLMPILRSTPLGFFIGILPGAGATISSMLAYSTEKSMSKDPDSFGKGNIVGLAAPEAANNATAVGAMIPMLTLGIPGSGTTAVMLGALMMLGIKPGPMLFTSQPDVAWGVLASMYISNLILAVINIPLASQLVKVLKTPEKILLPLVVALGFIGTYALSFATTDFFIIALCGVIAFFVKKLNIPISSFILALILGSKIETSFRQSMVLSKGSMGIFASDSITIFFIILAVLSLFGPLLLNKMLSNNK; encoded by the coding sequence ATGTTAGATATATTTTCATATTTAATGGGAGGGTTTAGGGAGATATTGACCTTTACCAACGTCATGTGGATATTCTTTGGAGGAATATTTGGTTCTATAGTGGGGATGCTACCTGGACTTGGTCCGGCCACAGGGATTGCTGTTCTTCTTCCACTGACTTTCGGAATGAATCCTGTGACAGCTTTAAGTACTCTTACAGCGATATATTACGGGGCAATGTTCGGTGGATCCAGAGCATCTATTTTGATTAATACACCTGGAGACGGAGGAGCAATAGCTGCTACTTTTGACGGATATCCTATGACTAAAAACGGAAAAGCAGGAGAAGCCTTGGCCATGTCGGCAATAGCTTCTTTTATAGGAGGGGTTATAGCTACAATTTTGATGACATTCTTAGCCGTGTCCATATCAAAAGTTGCAATAAAATTTGGACCTCCACAATATTTTACATTGATGATATTCGCCCTCATAGCAACATCAGCAATATCAAGAGGAAATGTAATAAAAGGACTATTTGCCACTTCTTTAGGACTTATGGTAAGTACTATAGGGGCAGACAGATTGACTGGTACAGTGAGATATACAATGGGGATACCGGAACTATATGAGGGGATAGACTTCCTTATACTGATCATAGGTTTCTATGCCATTGGAGAGGTTTATAATAACTACGGTAAAATATTATTCAACCATGATCCGTCATCAGATGCTAAAGATTCTCATTATGATATAAGCAGAGTATGGGTAAGTAAATCTGAGTTTAAAGAGTGTCTTATGCCTATTTTAAGAAGTACGCCTTTAGGATTCTTCATAGGGATACTTCCAGGTGCTGGAGCTACGATTTCTTCTATGCTGGCATATTCTACTGAAAAAAGTATGTCGAAAGATCCTGATAGTTTTGGTAAGGGGAATATTGTAGGACTTGCTGCACCAGAAGCGGCAAATAATGCCACAGCAGTTGGAGCTATGATACCTATGCTTACTCTTGGGATACCTGGATCTGGAACAACAGCAGTAATGCTTGGAGCTCTTATGATGCTTGGTATTAAACCTGGTCCTATGCTATTTACGAGTCAGCCTGATGTAGCATGGGGAGTTTTGGCAAGTATGTACATAAGTAACTTAATTCTTGCAGTTATTAATATACCACTTGCATCACAGCTGGTAAAAGTACTTAAAACACCAGAAAAAATTCTCTTGCCACTAGTTGTAGCACTAGGATTTATAGGTACCTATGCGCTAAGTTTTGCAACAACAGACTTTTTCATTATTGCACTGTGTGGAGTAATAGCATTTTTCGTTAAGAAACTGAATATCCCAATATCATCATTCATATTGGCCCTTATACTAGGAAGTAAGATAGAGACATCTTTCAGGCAGTCTATGGTATTGTCTAAAGGTTCTATGGGTATATTTGCTTCAGATTCCATAACTATATTCTTTATAATTTTAGCTGTGTTATCTTTATTTGGACCTTTGCTATTGAATAAGATGTTAAGCAACAATAAATAA
- a CDS encoding hydratase: MIKLYDSGVYVKNGSEIVPAGTDLGVSIEDAKKGTMAYSILEAHNTTDDMKDLTLKFDAMASHDITFVGIIQTAKASGLKKFPLPYVLTNCHNSLCAVGGTINEDDHMFGLSAAKKYGGIYVPAHQAVIHSYMRENYAGCGKMILGSDSHTRYGALGTMAIGEGGGELVKQLLEKTYDVPYPKVVGIKLTGKPKPGIGSHDVALAIIGKVFKNGYVKNSVMEFFGDGIKNLNVEFRNGIDVMTTETTCLTSIWETDEQVKNFLDIHHRVEDYKELKPADVAYYDGMVEINLEEIESMIALPAHPSNVYSIRELYENLDEILTETEANCKKLGMDIDLKSKVVNGKLRAEQGVIGGCSGGTFDNIVGALDVLKGHAIAEEFTLSIYPGSQPAYMMFNEMGLNIEAMKSGAIMRTAFCGPCFGAGDTPANNQLSIRHNTRNFPSREGSKPGLGQTSSVALMDAKSIAATALNGGFITAATDLDVEYTDTTATYKYDDTPYKNKVHNYGKTPVAEPEVELIEGPNIKPWPEMPELTENVLFKVTAFIDDPVTTTDELIPSGETSSFRSNPYGLSEFTLSRRVPEYVGKSKAVREFEYAREKGENPFEKFDELKPVYEKVKTLVEVDPTEIGIGSLVYANKPGDGSAREQAASCQKVLGGWGNICHEYATKRYRSNVINWGMLPFTMEEDAPFGDEAYLLVTDVRKALKEGIEDITAYVLGDEIKKFNLKLTNLTQDERQVLLDGCLINYYRKNN, encoded by the coding sequence ATGATCAAACTTTATGATTCAGGGGTTTATGTAAAAAATGGATCTGAAATAGTACCTGCAGGTACTGATTTAGGAGTTTCTATCGAAGATGCTAAAAAGGGGACTATGGCTTACTCTATATTAGAGGCTCACAACACAACAGATGACATGAAAGATCTGACTCTGAAATTTGATGCTATGGCTTCTCATGACATCACTTTTGTTGGTATTATCCAGACTGCAAAGGCAAGTGGGCTAAAAAAATTCCCTCTTCCATATGTTCTGACTAACTGTCACAACAGTCTTTGTGCTGTAGGAGGAACAATAAACGAAGACGACCACATGTTCGGTTTATCTGCTGCCAAAAAATACGGTGGAATATATGTACCTGCTCACCAGGCAGTTATTCACTCTTACATGAGAGAAAACTATGCTGGATGCGGAAAAATGATCTTAGGATCTGACTCTCACACTAGATACGGTGCCCTTGGTACTATGGCTATCGGTGAAGGTGGAGGAGAACTGGTAAAACAACTTCTTGAAAAAACTTACGATGTACCTTATCCAAAAGTCGTAGGTATAAAACTCACTGGTAAACCTAAACCAGGAATCGGTTCTCATGATGTGGCTCTTGCAATCATAGGAAAAGTATTCAAAAACGGATATGTGAAAAACTCTGTAATGGAATTTTTCGGAGACGGAATCAAAAATCTCAACGTGGAATTCAGAAACGGTATCGATGTTATGACAACTGAAACTACTTGTCTTACTTCTATCTGGGAGACAGATGAGCAGGTTAAAAATTTCTTAGATATCCACCATCGTGTGGAAGATTACAAAGAGCTTAAACCTGCTGACGTAGCATACTATGACGGTATGGTAGAAATTAACCTAGAGGAAATAGAGTCTATGATAGCTCTTCCTGCACATCCGTCAAATGTTTATTCTATCAGAGAACTTTATGAAAACCTTGATGAGATTTTAACTGAAACAGAAGCTAACTGTAAAAAACTAGGGATGGATATAGACCTTAAATCTAAAGTTGTCAATGGAAAACTAAGAGCTGAGCAGGGTGTTATCGGTGGATGTTCCGGTGGAACTTTCGACAACATTGTAGGGGCTTTAGACGTACTAAAAGGACACGCCATCGCTGAGGAGTTCACTCTTAGCATCTATCCAGGAAGTCAGCCTGCGTATATGATGTTCAATGAAATGGGACTGAATATAGAGGCTATGAAGTCTGGTGCTATTATGAGAACGGCATTCTGTGGACCTTGTTTCGGAGCTGGAGATACTCCTGCAAACAATCAGCTAAGTATTCGTCACAATACAAGAAACTTCCCATCTAGAGAAGGTTCAAAACCTGGTCTAGGTCAGACTTCATCTGTGGCACTTATGGATGCCAAGAGTATCGCAGCTACTGCACTAAACGGTGGATTCATAACTGCTGCCACTGACCTTGATGTAGAATATACTGATACTACGGCTACTTACAAATATGATGATACTCCATACAAAAACAAAGTACACAACTATGGTAAAACTCCTGTAGCAGAACCTGAAGTTGAACTAATCGAAGGTCCAAACATCAAACCATGGCCTGAAATGCCTGAGTTGACTGAAAATGTTTTATTCAAAGTTACAGCTTTCATCGATGACCCTGTAACTACTACAGATGAGCTTATCCCTTCTGGAGAAACTTCATCTTTCAGATCTAACCCTTACGGATTATCTGAATTTACTCTTTCTAGACGTGTTCCTGAATATGTAGGAAAATCAAAGGCTGTTCGTGAGTTTGAATATGCTAGAGAAAAAGGGGAGAATCCTTTTGAAAAGTTTGACGAGCTTAAGCCAGTTTATGAAAAAGTTAAAACACTTGTAGAGGTTGATCCTACTGAAATCGGAATTGGTTCTTTGGTTTATGCAAATAAACCTGGAGATGGTTCAGCTAGAGAACAGGCTGCTTCTTGCCAGAAAGTTCTAGGAGGTTGGGGTAACATCTGCCATGAGTACGCTACCAAAAGATACAGATCAAATGTAATCAACTGGGGAATGCTCCCATTCACAATGGAAGAAGATGCACCATTTGGTGATGAGGCTTATCTACTTGTTACTGACGTTAGAAAAGCTTTAAAAGAAGGAATAGAAGACATTACAGCCTATGTTTTAGGAGATGAAATCAAGAAATTCAACCTAAAATTAACTAATCTTACTCAAGATGAAAGACAGGTTCTTTTAGACGGATGTCTAATCAACTATTACAGAAAAAATAACTAA
- a CDS encoding aspartate:alanine antiporter, protein MKFDIFKFITNSYTLIFLTLSTGMLLGKVKIGKFKLGISGSLFTGLFLGWGVLKLARRIPEGASDYKRASEIIHHALISHELSHLFLVLFIAAVGLMAAETLASVLRNYGVKFVSLGIIITLAGCAYSYGFSKLNPNAKMYESAGIYTAALTSSPGLATALETTERSAKTLIERYETLDNGAKDKVLGVIDPTGELNHENTQVLTDDQKEVFIKESRVNTGVANAIGFPFGVLVVILTVNLIPKLFRVDLEKEGKNFKRELKEMTEKDLEIETKKVHRVGFDIPAFAFACFFGFIIGGFKIPLGPLGYFSLGTTGGVLIGSLTLGHIGKLGMMTFRMNPKKLEVIKELGLSSYVGAVGLTYGEKVVAALAGDGVYLVFQVVIIAFLCMVTGFLVGKYLLNINWYMLSGAICGGMTSTPGMGAAVDAIGTNDPASGYAATYPFALICMVLFTIILNNIPL, encoded by the coding sequence ATGAAGTTTGATATTTTTAAATTCATTACCAACAGTTACACGCTTATTTTTTTGACCCTCTCTACCGGAATGCTTCTTGGTAAGGTGAAAATTGGTAAATTTAAGCTAGGTATTTCAGGATCTTTATTCACTGGGCTTTTTCTAGGTTGGGGAGTTTTAAAACTAGCAAGAAGAATTCCCGAGGGAGCTTCAGATTATAAACGTGCATCAGAAATCATTCATCATGCATTGATATCGCACGAGCTCTCACATCTATTTCTAGTGTTGTTTATAGCCGCTGTAGGACTTATGGCAGCTGAAACATTAGCCAGCGTTTTAAGAAACTATGGTGTCAAATTTGTTTCTTTGGGGATAATAATAACACTTGCAGGATGTGCATATTCTTATGGGTTTTCAAAGCTTAATCCGAATGCTAAAATGTATGAGAGTGCAGGAATATATACTGCAGCATTAACTAGTTCACCGGGACTTGCTACAGCTCTTGAGACTACAGAACGTTCGGCTAAGACTTTGATAGAAAGATATGAAACTCTAGACAATGGTGCAAAAGATAAAGTTTTGGGTGTTATAGATCCAACTGGAGAATTAAACCATGAAAATACACAAGTTTTGACAGATGATCAAAAAGAAGTTTTTATAAAAGAATCCCGGGTTAACACAGGGGTGGCGAATGCCATAGGCTTTCCTTTTGGAGTTCTTGTAGTTATACTTACTGTCAATCTTATTCCTAAATTATTTAGAGTTGACCTTGAAAAAGAAGGGAAAAATTTTAAAAGAGAATTGAAAGAAATGACTGAAAAAGATCTTGAAATAGAGACCAAAAAAGTTCATCGTGTGGGATTTGATATACCTGCCTTTGCTTTTGCATGCTTCTTCGGATTTATAATAGGAGGATTTAAAATCCCTCTAGGACCTCTAGGTTATTTTAGTCTTGGAACTACAGGAGGGGTTTTGATAGGATCCTTGACACTAGGGCACATAGGGAAATTAGGGATGATGACATTTAGAATGAATCCTAAAAAACTAGAAGTCATAAAAGAGTTGGGTCTTTCTAGTTATGTAGGTGCAGTGGGTCTGACTTATGGAGAGAAGGTCGTGGCAGCTCTTGCAGGAGATGGTGTTTATTTAGTATTTCAAGTTGTGATTATAGCATTCTTATGTATGGTTACAGGTTTTTTAGTAGGTAAGTATTTACTAAATATAAACTGGTATATGCTTTCTGGTGCTATCTGTGGAGGTATGACATCTACTCCTGGGATGGGAGCAGCCGTAGACGCCATAGGAACCAATGACCCAGCTTCAGGTTATGCTGCAACATACCCTTTTGCTCTGATATGTATGGTTTTATTTACAATTATCTTAAATAATATACCCCTATAA
- a CDS encoding GntR family transcriptional regulator — protein sequence MIKPRTNTSDNIYDTIKEEILSGELSFGDRIVEIDYSKKLNVSRTPLREAIKKLEIEGIVERLANGRVKIIDITPERIKEIFKIRIALENILLESISQNPEVISLLEENLILTEHYIKLKKWKETRKLFLEFNKIFYQKSELEFTIKILKQYDFILSKLRLSSLNSKERIISACEEHSLIVKYLKNSQLELAKAVNTTHLLSAETSLLNSIDFD from the coding sequence ATGATAAAACCAAGAACAAATACCAGCGATAATATATACGACACTATAAAGGAAGAGATCTTATCTGGAGAACTTTCTTTCGGAGACAGAATAGTGGAGATAGATTATTCAAAAAAATTAAATGTAAGTAGAACGCCTTTGCGAGAAGCGATAAAAAAGCTGGAAATAGAAGGCATCGTGGAAAGGCTCGCAAATGGAAGGGTTAAAATAATAGATATTACCCCTGAAAGGATCAAAGAGATTTTTAAAATAAGAATCGCTCTGGAAAATATTCTCTTAGAATCCATTTCACAAAATCCAGAGGTTATCTCTTTGCTCGAGGAAAATTTAATCCTCACAGAACACTATATAAAACTTAAAAAATGGAAAGAGACCAGGAAGTTATTCTTAGAGTTCAATAAAATATTCTATCAAAAATCAGAACTGGAGTTTACTATAAAGATTTTAAAACAATACGATTTTATATTATCCAAACTGAGACTGAGCTCCCTGAACAGTAAAGAAAGAATAATCTCAGCCTGTGAAGAACACTCTCTTATAGTCAAATACTTAAAAAACAGCCAGCTAGAACTTGCCAAAGCTGTAAACACGACCCATCTTCTATCTGCTGAGACTTCCCTTCTTAACTCTATTGATTTTGACTAA
- a CDS encoding Bug family tripartite tricarboxylate transporter substrate binding protein, translated as MNRRFKNLSKIFIAALSILALVLTGCGKKDEGTAANTAGGYPSKPMNFVAPGGAGGGWDTTIRTVAKTLKDTKLVNVPMPVTNKPGGGGGVALAYLQELEGDDKTISVYSPPLLLIHLNGSSKLSYKDVTPIARLITDYGAFVVKKGSKYNNIGEIMDALKKDPKSVKFGGNSSAGSMDHIQFLMIAKAAGVKNIRDIDYISYQNNEGAAQLLGGHIDLLSTGLGDVSALLESGQLVGLAQTADERVGDGALADIPTCKESGIDAVFYNWRGLFGAPDMPEEALTYWEDTLAKMVETPEWDEAVKKNGWSKSFANSADFDAFLEKTNEEYKEILADIGMLKQ; from the coding sequence ATGAACAGACGATTTAAGAACTTGTCAAAAATTTTTATCGCAGCTTTATCGATTTTGGCACTTGTATTAACAGGATGCGGAAAAAAAGATGAAGGAACAGCTGCCAACACTGCAGGAGGATATCCTTCTAAACCGATGAACTTTGTTGCACCTGGTGGAGCAGGTGGAGGATGGGACACTACTATTCGTACAGTTGCTAAAACTTTAAAAGATACTAAACTTGTTAACGTTCCTATGCCTGTAACAAACAAACCTGGTGGAGGAGGGGGAGTTGCCCTTGCTTACCTACAAGAATTAGAAGGGGATGACAAAACAATCTCTGTATATTCACCGCCTCTATTACTTATCCACTTAAACGGATCTTCTAAATTAAGCTACAAAGATGTAACTCCTATAGCTAGACTTATCACAGACTATGGAGCATTTGTTGTTAAGAAGGGTTCTAAGTATAATAATATTGGTGAGATCATGGACGCTCTTAAGAAAGACCCTAAGAGTGTAAAATTCGGTGGTAACTCATCTGCAGGAAGTATGGACCATATCCAATTCCTTATGATCGCTAAAGCAGCAGGTGTAAAAAATATAAGAGATATCGACTATATCAGTTACCAAAATAACGAAGGAGCTGCTCAGCTTCTAGGAGGACATATTGACCTTCTTTCTACAGGTCTTGGAGACGTATCGGCTCTACTTGAAAGTGGACAATTAGTAGGACTTGCTCAGACTGCTGACGAAAGAGTAGGAGATGGTGCTCTAGCTGATATCCCTACTTGTAAAGAGTCTGGAATCGACGCAGTTTTCTATAACTGGAGAGGTCTTTTCGGAGCCCCTGATATGCCAGAAGAAGCTTTAACGTACTGGGAAGATACACTTGCAAAAATGGTTGAAACCCCTGAGTGGGATGAAGCTGTTAAGAAAAACGGATGGAGTAAATCTTTTGCTAACTCTGCTGATTTTGATGCATTCCTAGAAAAAACAAATGAAGAGTACAAAGAGATCTTAGCTGATATCGGAATGCTTAAACAATAA
- a CDS encoding tripartite tricarboxylate transporter TctB family protein, with protein MNIKVKTTMAFTVFGLLYTVVALMMPKAAVGNPFAPKVFPLILGIGLTVMGALYTVKEYKHWKEEQASGVEEEISPKKQEIENKTNKLITITAVAGIVYAAIFEHAGYVISTSLFIGAIMFAINGKKKWMLNLAVAIIFSVAVYFVFSTLLAIPLPKIPGLEI; from the coding sequence GTGAATATCAAAGTTAAAACAACAATGGCTTTCACAGTGTTTGGGCTTTTATACACAGTAGTTGCTCTTATGATGCCGAAGGCTGCAGTTGGAAATCCTTTTGCTCCTAAAGTTTTTCCGCTTATATTAGGGATAGGGCTTACTGTAATGGGAGCTCTGTACACTGTAAAGGAATATAAACATTGGAAAGAGGAGCAAGCTTCTGGAGTAGAAGAAGAGATTAGTCCTAAAAAACAGGAAATTGAAAATAAAACTAACAAGCTTATAACTATTACAGCTGTTGCTGGAATAGTTTATGCGGCAATATTTGAACATGCTGGTTATGTAATATCTACCTCGCTGTTTATAGGGGCAATAATGTTCGCAATTAATGGTAAGAAAAAATGGATGTTGAATTTGGCAGTGGCTATAATTTTTAGTGTTGCAGTTTATTTTGTTTTCTCGACACTTTTAGCTATACCGCTTCCTAAAATACCTGGTTTGGAAATATAA
- a CDS encoding tripartite tricarboxylate transporter permease, with translation MMEILQNLMHGFSVAATPMNLLWVTIGGTLGTIVGMLPGLGPATGVAVLLPLTFTMGPTAALITMCGIYYGAMFGGSRSSILINTPGDGAALAATFDGYPMAMNGRAEAALAMSAVASLIGGIISAVLITFVATPVSMFALKFGPAEYFLLMVAALSMTASMSKGNMIGGFVSMFVGLIIATVGLDAQSGVPRFTFGIMELQQGIDFLILIIGIYALGEVFKSFKSINEGQKDMQKKFGKIWFTKEDWKECLMPILRSTPLGFIVGALPGAGGTMASLMSYNNEKQLSKDPDSFGKGNIVGLAAPEAANNAASVGALIPMLTLGIPGSGTTAVMMGALLMLGLQPGPMLFVQHPDIAWGLIASMFIGNIVLAIVNIPLAGLLVRVLAIPPKILYPIVLGLAFIGTYAIGNSAMDFYLLVIFGVMGLFMSKAKVPTAPMILGVIVGGTMEQSFRQAIVLSDGSLSIFTGSPLAITLIALTVGSVIFPLIKEAMKNKKLASA, from the coding sequence ATGATGGAGATATTACAAAATTTGATGCACGGTTTTTCCGTTGCTGCTACACCGATGAACTTATTGTGGGTAACAATCGGAGGAACTTTAGGAACTATAGTTGGAATGCTTCCAGGACTTGGACCTGCAACTGGGGTTGCTGTTTTACTGCCCCTTACATTTACAATGGGACCTACGGCGGCTCTTATTACAATGTGTGGGATATATTATGGTGCGATGTTTGGTGGATCGAGAAGTTCGATACTTATAAATACTCCAGGTGATGGAGCTGCCCTTGCAGCTACATTTGACGGGTATCCTATGGCTATGAACGGACGTGCAGAGGCAGCTCTGGCTATGTCAGCTGTAGCGTCTCTTATAGGTGGAATTATCTCTGCTGTTCTTATAACTTTCGTAGCTACTCCGGTTTCGATGTTTGCGTTGAAATTCGGACCTGCAGAATATTTCCTTTTGATGGTTGCTGCTCTTTCTATGACAGCCTCTATGTCTAAGGGTAATATGATCGGTGGATTTGTATCTATGTTTGTCGGACTTATCATAGCAACTGTTGGACTTGATGCCCAGTCTGGTGTTCCTAGATTTACTTTTGGAATAATGGAACTTCAGCAGGGAATAGACTTCCTTATCCTTATTATAGGTATCTATGCACTTGGGGAAGTGTTTAAAAGTTTTAAGTCTATAAATGAAGGTCAAAAGGATATGCAGAAGAAATTTGGTAAAATCTGGTTTACCAAAGAGGACTGGAAAGAATGTCTTATGCCGATATTGAGAAGTACTCCTTTAGGTTTTATCGTAGGAGCTCTTCCTGGAGCAGGAGGAACAATGGCTTCTCTTATGTCGTATAACAATGAGAAACAACTTTCAAAAGATCCTGATAGTTTTGGTAAGGGTAATATTGTAGGACTAGCAGCACCAGAAGCGGCAAACAACGCTGCATCTGTGGGAGCTCTAATCCCTATGCTAACACTTGGAATTCCTGGGTCCGGTACAACTGCGGTAATGATGGGAGCTCTGCTTATGCTAGGACTTCAACCAGGACCAATGCTATTTGTTCAGCATCCAGATATCGCCTGGGGTCTTATAGCAAGTATGTTTATTGGTAATATAGTTCTGGCTATAGTTAATATACCTCTAGCGGGATTACTTGTAAGAGTTTTGGCTATACCACCAAAAATCTTATATCCAATAGTTCTTGGGCTCGCCTTCATAGGAACTTATGCTATAGGAAACAGTGCTATGGACTTCTACCTACTGGTTATATTCGGTGTTATGGGGCTGTTCATGTCAAAAGCAAAAGTGCCTACAGCACCTATGATTCTTGGGGTAATAGTTGGAGGAACTATGGAGCAATCATTCAGACAAGCGATAGTTCTATCTGATGGTAGCCTAAGTATCTTTACAGGATCACCTCTAGCTATAACTTTAATAGCTTTAACAGTTGGATCGGTTATTTTCCCTCTAATAAAAGAAGCTATGAAAAATAAAAAGCTTGCAAGTGCCTAA